Proteins from a genomic interval of Diospyros lotus cultivar Yz01 chromosome 6, ASM1463336v1, whole genome shotgun sequence:
- the LOC127804126 gene encoding FCS-Like Zinc finger 7-like: MLLGKRARGPMRRTTSMTGINMEASGPSDPPENHLAMNGSDAGDADASMSVVVGGLDHGRLMAMVSPRYQRPSPAGGDSGFAMETAPFLLRCGLCGRRLAPSRDIYMYRGDTAFCSQECREQQMKNDERQEKCSMAASKKDNENHRYRSSAAAAATSEA, from the exons ATGCTGTTGGGTAAGCGAGCGAGGGGTCCGATGAGGAGGACAACAAGCATGACGGGGATCAACATGGAAGCATCGGGGCCGTCCGATCCTCCGGAGAACCACCTGGCGATGAACGGTTCTGACGCCGGAGATGCGGATGCTTCCATGAGTGTGGTAGTGGGTGGGCTTGATCACGGCCGCCTGATGGCGATGGTGTCTCCTAGGTACCAGCGGCCATCGCCCGCCGGCGGCGATTCTGGTTTTGCTATGGAGACGGCTCCCTTTTTGCTCAGGTGTGGACTGTGTGGACGCCGTCTCGCACCTAGCCGTGACATCTACATGTATAG GGGGGATACGGCATTTTGCAGTCAAGAATGCAGAGAGCAGCAGATGAAGAATGACGAGAGGCAAGAGAAATGCTCCATGGCAGCTTCCAAGAAAGATAATGAAAACCACCGCTACCGCAGCTCCGCCGCCGCCGCGGCGACTTCAGAAGCTTGA